A window of Aquitalea denitrificans contains these coding sequences:
- a CDS encoding nucleoside triphosphate pyrophosphohydrolase family protein — protein MSNLYAIRREFMQQFDLPAPSQPGLHCNTLAMWENMLHEEMAEFLHALQEFKQMGACSRDEQQRRMAELTAEGVDVLNVLTGLLLSQGMPVEAMTDAIHQANLRKQINGKVVRRADGKILKPDGWQPADKLAVIRCSVLPSMDNSRQD, from the coding sequence ATGAGCAATCTCTACGCCATTCGCCGCGAATTCATGCAGCAGTTCGACCTACCGGCCCCCAGTCAGCCCGGCCTGCATTGCAACACGCTGGCAATGTGGGAAAACATGCTGCACGAAGAAATGGCCGAGTTCCTGCATGCGCTGCAAGAATTCAAACAAATGGGCGCATGCAGTAGGGATGAGCAACAACGCCGCATGGCCGAACTTACCGCAGAGGGTGTGGATGTACTGAACGTACTGACCGGCTTGCTGTTGTCGCAAGGCATGCCAGTGGAAGCCATGACCGATGCCATCCACCAGGCCAACCTGCGCAAGCAGATAAATGGCAAGGTGGTGCGCCGCGCTGATGGCAAGATCTTGAAGCCTGATGGCTGGCAGCCTGCCGACAAGCTTGCAGTCATCCGTTGCTCAGTTTTGCCAAGCATGGACAATAGCCGGCAGGATTAA
- the aroA gene encoding 3-phosphoshikimate 1-carboxyvinyltransferase has product MEQLRLTPTPHLAGTIKLPGSKSISNRTLLLAALSSGSTLVRDLLDSDDIRHMQAALGLLGVQVEQIGNSRDFRVQGVGGEFPVKSADLFLGNAGTAFRPLTAALALMQGNYHLSGVARMHERPIGDLVDALRIAGADISYQGNPGYPPLAISPASLRAGEVIPVKGNVSSQFLTALLMALPLTGETATIEVVGELISKPYIEITLNLMSRFGVRVERQGWQRFVIPGSQHYISPGEVHVEGDASSASYFLAAGALAGGPVRVEGVGNNSIQGDVKFADTLRQMGVSITMGDNWIEAAANGKLKAIDVDLNHIPDAAMTIAVAALAADGTTTLRNIESWRVKETDRLSAMATELRKLGATVEEGQDYIRITPPAHLIADAQIDTYDDHRMAMCFSLVSLLGAPVIINDPKCVAKTFPDYFEVLATLHG; this is encoded by the coding sequence ATGGAACAGCTCCGCCTCACTCCGACTCCGCACCTTGCCGGCACCATCAAACTGCCCGGCTCCAAAAGCATCTCCAATCGCACCTTGCTGCTGGCGGCACTGTCCAGCGGCAGCACGCTGGTACGCGACCTGCTGGATTCGGACGACATCCGCCATATGCAGGCGGCGCTTGGACTGCTGGGCGTGCAGGTAGAGCAGATCGGCAACAGCCGTGATTTCCGGGTGCAGGGTGTGGGTGGCGAGTTTCCGGTCAAGAGCGCCGACCTGTTCCTGGGTAATGCCGGCACCGCCTTCCGTCCGCTGACCGCCGCACTGGCGCTGATGCAGGGCAATTATCATTTGTCCGGCGTGGCACGCATGCACGAACGCCCGATCGGCGACCTGGTGGATGCACTGCGCATTGCCGGTGCCGACATCAGCTATCAGGGCAACCCCGGCTATCCACCACTGGCGATCAGCCCGGCCAGCCTGCGCGCTGGCGAAGTGATTCCGGTCAAGGGCAATGTTTCCAGCCAGTTCCTGACTGCCCTGCTGATGGCGCTGCCGCTGACCGGAGAAACCGCCACCATCGAAGTGGTCGGCGAGCTGATCTCCAAGCCCTATATCGAAATCACCCTCAACCTGATGTCCCGCTTTGGCGTACGGGTAGAACGCCAGGGCTGGCAGCGCTTCGTCATTCCGGGCAGCCAACACTATATCTCTCCGGGCGAGGTGCATGTAGAGGGCGATGCCTCCAGCGCATCATACTTCTTGGCCGCAGGTGCACTGGCCGGTGGCCCGGTACGGGTGGAAGGCGTGGGTAACAACAGCATTCAGGGTGATGTGAAGTTTGCCGACACCCTGCGCCAGATGGGCGTTTCCATCACCATGGGCGACAACTGGATTGAAGCGGCTGCCAACGGCAAGCTCAAGGCCATTGATGTCGACCTCAACCACATTCCCGATGCCGCCATGACCATTGCCGTGGCTGCGCTGGCCGCTGATGGCACCACCACGCTGCGCAATATCGAAAGCTGGCGCGTGAAAGAAACCGACCGCCTGTCCGCCATGGCCACCGAGCTGCGCAAGCTGGGTGCCACCGTGGAAGAAGGCCAGGACTACATCCGCATCACCCCGCCCGCCCACCTGATAGCTGATGCACAGATCGATACCTACGACGACCACCGCATGGCCATGTGCTTCTCGCTGGTTTCCTTACTGGGCGCTCCGGTCATCATCAACGACCCCAAATGCGTGGCCAAGACCTTCCCGGACTACTTCGAGGTCCTGGCCACCCTGCACGGCTGA